A single window of Aspergillus flavus chromosome 4, complete sequence DNA harbors:
- a CDS encoding exocyst complex component protein (exocyst complex component Sec5, putative): protein MADADIANYYNLPSAFPEEWPAELDESDHSEDEALTRTASRRSRYFALERSNSHQKGVNLGSFKGNNGRENLAQMDEPDPLGTGESVLKILKKGGLSVEEESRLRNKFLLSSTSFSPALFLSQAHSDASIKSLLNGLEFLSRSIDQKSASLKVLVEANFERFVRAKATIDSVYTEMRNQGKAESLSVSQVHRRSGHFRSLSSGKHDITPATISDSGPGKNALTKESEYGMKGIRGPLLEASVKAEEVWGPALGGREREQVLKSVVETMEKHRDVYEIGGLLSKSIKQRDYDSVFEQYTRARTLAKEARNIADMATSKGRPLTDEETHMILAMGRMWMDVDQQIQAFKHDLWRRLSESPIASTTVTALGPVDEHMELIGALLELGVEDNPIWVWLLGRYEYLKTKITTFCERCKTELEILRRRLAAGEKPTPQALASYLRLAPRDGAASDPTTLDTDQVIELWECVHTYLIRLLSSQGGLLGEVFDFWEAAQSFIEGSKQKLLPTGFEGESRKHHRLSPNDSSELQKGVVELINLIRESILSLFADPPVEDFTILASPIPPPSPKSPMSGGITPTESRFKLDPKNMPFPTPKRGEAWEDFAFWPPFSNSLSGIHYLGQFLVLIGRAASEMAALAPVRSTENAYDLLKSLVSVTRERSVRAACYAWGKDAEVCKMLEDWTRDSEKKDLTKMPGLFVAFENAILSGMQKILYISEAMVKSGDVDVVTQPPAKLLQMVRTQFVSSIYKALSGLVENAEHPTLPQEDSEWVLAEPAARSLSDTSTALFIADAVDARNRNVRILLTLSNIKAFQADLVPQLVANFETSFSVKLTEEANTIRDVLSQIDDRLFQSYTKPTINKLNTTIVDGITAPDWEPTVPRPEQVRPYVYNAMLTLVLVHTEISTTIPSSSSAASNRSSPAGQPPLLIIILTHLLTKVSSSLLSAFSSRSSYTLAALMQATLDTEFIAQTMSQFSTDEASAVQSQIYVELDRRTTHEARARLQSELGEMRGTLKRLRERTKGEFACFKKQRSRTEPKTPA from the exons ATGGCCGACGCAGATATCGCAAACTACTATAATCTCCCTTCGGCTTTTCCTGAAGAGTGGCCTGCAGAGCTAGACGAAAGCGATCATTCGGAGGATGAGGCACTTACCCGCACTGCTTCGCGGCGATCCCGATACTTTGCTCTCGAGCGCAGTAACAGCCATCAGAAAGGCGTCAACCTAGGGTCATTCAAAGGAAACAATGGTCGGGAAAACCTCGCCCAGATGGACGAGCCGGATCCGCTCGGGACAGGCGAAAGCGTCCTCaagatcttgaagaaggggGGGTTGTCTGTAGAAGAAGAGAGTCGCTTGCGGAATAAGTTTTTACTCTCATCTACTTCATTTTCCCCGGCTCTGTTTCTTTCGCAGGCTCACTCCGATGCGTCGATTAAATCACTACTCAATGGACTGGAATTTCTGTCACGATCGATCGATCAGAAGTCAGCTTCGTTGAAAGTACTTGTGGAGGCGAACTTTGAGCGATTCGTCCGAGCCAAAGCGACAATTGATAGTGTATACACAGAGATGAGGAACCAAGGGAAGGCAGAAAGCTTGTCAGTGTCGCAAGTTCACCGCAGGTCAGGACATTTCCGGAGCCTTTCGTCTGGCAAACATGACATAACCCCCGCGACGATTTCAGACTCAGGGCCTGGGAAGAATGCATTGACCAAGGAAAGTGAATACGGCATGAAGGGCATCCGCGGTCCACTTTTAGAAGCCTCTGTCAAAGCTGAAGAAGTCTGGGGGCCTGCATTAGGTGGTCGTGAAAGAGAACAGGTTTTAAAATCGGTCGTCGAGACAATGGAGAAGCACCGGGATGTCTATGAAATAGGCGGGCTTCTTTCAAAGTCTATCAAGCAAAGAGACTATGACTCTGTTTTCGAGCAGTACACTAGAGCAAGGACGCTCGCAAAAGAAGCCAGGAATATTGCCGATATGGCGACGAGCAAAGGCCGACCGTTGACAGACGAGGAGACCCACATGATCTTAGCAATggggaggatgtggatggaTGTTGACCAGCAAATACAGGCATTCAAGCATGATCTTTGGAGGCGCTTGAGTGAGTCACCTATCGCCTCGACGACGGTGACGGCTTTAGGGCCAGTCGATGAACATATGGAACTAATTGGCGCTCTGCTGGAATTGGGTGTCGAGGACAACCCCATCTGGGTCTGGCTTCTTGGTCGCTATGAATACTTGAAAACGAAAATTACAACTTTTTGCGAACGCTGCAAAACGGAACTAGAGATCCTCAGGCGCAGGCTCGCTGCTGGCGAGAAGCCGACGCCTCAAGCACTGGCATCCTATCTCCGACTCGCTCCTCGTGATGGTGCAGCAAGTGATCCAACGACGCTGGACACTGACCAGGTCATCGAACTCTGGGAGTGTGTACATACTTACTTAATTAGACTGCTATCATCACAGGGAGGCCTCTTGGGTGAAGTCTTCGATTTCTGGGAAGCGGCACAATCCTTTATCGAGGGTAGCAAACAAAAGCTTCTCCCAACCGGTTTTGAAGGGGAGAGTCGTAAGCATCACCGGCTCTCGCCTAATGACTCCAGTGAGCTGCAGAAGGGCGTCGTCGAATTGATCAATTTAATTCGCGAAAGCATTCTGTCGCTGTTCGCCGACCCTCCAGTGGAGGATTTCACTATCCTCGCCTCTccaataccaccaccaagccCTAAGAGCCCGATGAGCGGAGGAATCACTCCCACCGAGTCTCGTTTCAAGTTAGATCCTAAGAATATGCCATTTCCCACCCCAAAGCGTGGCGAGGCTTGGGAGGACTTTGCATTTTGGCCTCCGTTTTCCAATTCCCTTAGCGGCATTCACTACCTCGGCCAATTCCTCGTCCTTATTGGCAGGGCAGCCAGTGAAATGGCTGCGTTAGCCCCTGTACGAAGTACAGAAAACGCTTATGATCTCCTCAAGTCACTTGTGAGCGTCACTCGTGAACGTTCCGTTCGCGCGGCATGCTACGCCTGGGGCAAAGATGCAGAAGTTTGCAAAATGTTGGAGGACTGGACGAGAGATTCGGAGAAAAAAGACTTGACCAAGATGCCTGGTTTGTTTGTGGCTTTTGAGAACGCAATTCTTAGTGGAATGCAGAAGATCCTCTACATTTCGGAGGCCATGGTAAAATCGGGTGATGTAGATGTTGTCACACAACCTCCTGCGAAGCTTCTACAGATGGTGCGCACGCAGTTTGTGTCCAGTATTTACAAGGCCCTCAGTGGTTTGGTCGAGAATGCGGAACATCCCACACTTCCTCAAGAGGATAGTGAATGGGTGCTCGCGGAGCCTGCGGCGCGTAGTCTCTCTGATACATCCACGGCGCTTTTCATCGCAGATGCGGTCGATGCCCGAAATAGG AATGTTCGCATACTCCTCACTTTGTCGAATATCAAGGCATTCCAAGCCGATCTCGTCCCTCAACTAGTAGCGAACTTTGAAACTTCATTTTCAGTCAAGTTGACCGAGGAAGCCAATACTATTCGCGACGTCCTCAGTCAGATTGACGACCGCTTGTTCCAGTCATACACTAAACCCACGATCAACAAATTGAATACAACGATTGTTGATGGCATTACTGCCCCGGATTGGGAGCCGACCGTCCCTCGCCCCGAACAAGTCCGGCCGTATGTGTACAACGCAATGCTGACTCTTGTGCTTGTCCATACGGAGATCTCAACTACCATTCCTTCCAGTTCATCGGCGGCATCTAATCGGTCGTCTCCAGCGGGTCAGCCACCTCTGCTGATCATCATTCTTACGCACTTGTTGACGAAGGTCTCCTCGTCTCTCCTATCAGCTTTCAGCTCTCGGTCGTCGTATACGCTGGCGGCTTTAATGCAAGCCACTCTGGATACTGAGTTCATTGCACAGACCATGTCCCAATTCTCTACAGATGAAGCCTCTGCTGTACAGAGTCAGATCTACGTGGAACTCGACCGCCGAACCACACACGAGGCCCGGGCTCGTCTTCAGTCAGAGCTTGGTGAAATGCGGGGAACGCTGAAACGATTGAGGGAGAGAACTAAAGGAGAGTTTGCTTGCTTTAAGAAGCAAAGAAGTCGGACGGAGCCTAAGACACCGGCATAG